A genomic region of Verrucomicrobiota bacterium contains the following coding sequences:
- a CDS encoding Gfo/Idh/MocA family oxidoreductase, protein MKNRTPLTRRAFLGTAGTLTAFAIVPRHVVAGSGQTPPSEKLNIAGIGVGGQGAGDIAGVATGNNIVALCDVDTRHSSGSYKRFADAKPFRDFRKMFDEMEKSIDAVVVATPDHTHAVAAMAAIKRGKHVYCEKPLAHSVYEVRQLMKAAQEHKVVTQLGNQGHSFDTIRQFCEWVWDGAIGKVHTIHCGCTAVNSGIDRLSRLQEKHEVPATLDWDQWLGPALWRPYHPAYLPGSWRGWVPFGNGTVGDWTCHVVDPVFWALDLGAPSTIQAKVKDYDPKTQGDAFPKGEIITYQFPANSKRGAVTMHWYSGTERIPRPAELGPNEKHEETGAVVIGEKGTIVYGSHGAARVRLVPESRMEEYKRPEKTLPRVKNHQQDWLQAIRNGSKAGSDFSYGGPLTELAMLGVIAIMHPGQKLEWDAAAVRFKNSADANKLLNPPYREGWKL, encoded by the coding sequence ATGAAAAATCGAACCCCTCTGACACGCCGCGCCTTTCTGGGAACCGCGGGAACTCTCACCGCTTTCGCGATCGTGCCCCGCCATGTCGTGGCCGGCAGCGGCCAGACGCCGCCCAGCGAGAAGCTGAACATCGCCGGCATCGGCGTCGGCGGCCAGGGCGCGGGCGACATCGCCGGCGTCGCCACTGGGAACAACATTGTGGCGCTGTGCGACGTGGACACGCGACACTCGTCAGGCAGCTACAAGAGGTTTGCCGACGCCAAACCGTTCCGCGACTTCCGCAAGATGTTCGATGAAATGGAAAAGAGCATCGACGCCGTCGTCGTGGCCACACCGGACCACACGCACGCCGTGGCGGCAATGGCGGCGATCAAGCGCGGCAAGCACGTCTATTGCGAGAAACCGCTGGCGCATTCGGTCTATGAAGTCCGCCAATTGATGAAAGCCGCGCAGGAACACAAGGTCGTCACCCAGCTCGGCAACCAGGGACATTCCTTCGACACGATCCGCCAGTTTTGCGAATGGGTTTGGGATGGGGCCATCGGCAAAGTCCACACCATTCACTGCGGATGCACGGCGGTGAATTCAGGAATCGACCGATTGTCGCGCTTGCAGGAGAAGCACGAAGTTCCCGCCACCCTCGATTGGGATCAGTGGCTGGGCCCGGCGCTGTGGCGCCCCTATCATCCCGCGTATTTGCCGGGAAGCTGGCGCGGCTGGGTCCCGTTCGGCAACGGCACCGTGGGGGATTGGACCTGTCACGTCGTCGATCCGGTTTTCTGGGCGCTGGACCTGGGCGCGCCTTCGACGATTCAAGCGAAGGTGAAGGATTACGATCCGAAAACTCAGGGCGATGCTTTCCCGAAAGGGGAAATCATCACTTACCAGTTCCCGGCTAACAGCAAGCGCGGTGCAGTGACGATGCATTGGTACAGCGGCACCGAGCGCATCCCGCGGCCTGCAGAACTGGGCCCCAATGAGAAACACGAAGAGACTGGCGCCGTGGTCATCGGCGAAAAGGGCACGATCGTTTACGGCTCGCACGGTGCGGCCCGCGTCCGGCTTGTTCCCGAATCCAGGATGGAGGAGTACAAACGACCGGAGAAGACCTTGCCACGGGTGAAGAACCACCAGCAGGACTGGCTGCAGGCGATTCGGAATGGCAGCAAAGCCGGATCCGATTTCTCTTACGGCGGCCCGCTCACAGAGCTCGCGATGCTCGGCGTGATCGCAATCATGCATCCAGGACAAAAACTGGAATGGGACGCCGCGGCCGTGCGCTTCAAGAATTCCGCGGACGCCAACAAACTCCTCAACCCGCCGTATCGGGAAGGCTGGAAGCTGTGA